In Malaclemys terrapin pileata isolate rMalTer1 chromosome 10, rMalTer1.hap1, whole genome shotgun sequence, the following are encoded in one genomic region:
- the LOC128844775 gene encoding cytochrome P450 3A9-like — protein sequence MNLLPSFSIETWALLIALLFLLILYGIWPFGFFKKLGIPGPKPLPFFGTALEYRKGFLTFDATCYEKYGKIWGFYDGRQPVLAVTDSTIIKTVLVKECFTTFTNRRNLGLVGVLESAVSLAEDEKWKRIRTVLSPTFTSGKLKEMFPIIKHYGDVLVRNVQKKAEKDEPVDVKDIFGAYSMDVVTSSSFGVNIDSMNNPKDPFVKEIKKLVKFNFFDPLFMLIFVCPFLIPLLKKMDVNVFPKDAIEFFTKSIARMKEEHEKEAKGGRVDFLQLMIESQNSNTSHESNGVTHTYKGLTDSEILAQAFIFIFAGYEPTSNSLCYLAYKLATHPDVQQKLQEEIDSVLPNKAPLTYNALMQMEYLDMSVNEILRLFPLGGRLERVCKKDVEINGLTIPKDTVIIIPLSVLHRVPEYWPEPEEFRPERFSKENKETMDPYMYLPFGAGPRNCIGMRFALLSMKVAIASLLQNFTFKPCKETQIPLKLSSQGFITPEKPIVLKLVPRAYTSHPED from the exons ATGAACCTTCTTCCTAGCTTTTCCATTGAGACCTGGGCTCTCCTGATTGCACTGCTATTTCTCCTGATACT ATATGGGATCTGGCCATTTGGTTTTTTCAAGAAATTGGGTATCCCTGGGCCAAAGCCATTGCCTTTCTTTGGAACTGCTTTGGAGTATCGTAAA GGTTTCTTGACGTTTGACGCTACATGCTATGAGAAATACGGGAAAATCTGGGG GTTTTATGATGGCAGGCAACCTGTGCTGGCTGTCACAGATTCTACAATAATTAAAACCGTGCTGGTGAAAGAGTGCTTCACTACCTTTACCAACCGGAGG AATTTAGGTCTAGTGGGAGTGCTGGAGTCGGCTGTCTCCCTAGCTGAGGATGAGAAGTGGAAGAGAATTCGTACTGTGCTCTCGCCAACCTTCACCAGTGGGAAGCTAAAGGAG ATGTTTCCCATTATCAAGCATTACGGGGACGTTTTGGTGAGAAATGTTCAGAAGAAAGCAGAAAAGGATGAGCCCGTGGACGTTAAGGA CATCTTTGGAGCCTATAGCATGGATGTTGTCACTAGCAGTTCCTTCGGTGTGAACATTGACTCCATGAACAACCCCAAAGATCCTTTTGTCAAGGAAATCAAGAAGCTAGTGAAGTTTAACTTTTTTGACCCACTCTTCATGTTGATAT TTGTATGCCCATTCCTCATTCCCCTTCTTAAGAAGATGGATGTGAATGTTTTCCCCAAAGATGCCATAGAATTCTTCACAAAGTCGATTGCCAGAATGAAGGAGGAACATGAAAAAGAGGCCAAAGGG GGCCGAGTGGATTTCCTGCAGCTGATGATCGAATCCCAGAACTCTAACActagccatgaaagcaatggagTGACTCACACATATAAAG GCCTGACTGATTCTGAGATTTTGGCACaagcatttattttcatttttgctgGCTATGAGCCCACCAGCAACTCCCTTTGCTACCTCGCTTACAAACTGGCCACCCACCCTGATGTGCAGCAAAAGCTGCAGGAGGAGATCGACTCAGTTTTACCAAACAAG GCTCCTCTCACCTACAATGCCCTGATGCAGATGGAGTATCTAGACATGTCAGTGAATGAAATCCTTAGGCTGTTTCCTCTTGGAGGACGACTTGAAAGGGTCTGCAAGAAAGACGTAGAGATAAATGGACTGACCATTCCAAAAGACACCGTGATTATTATCCCACTCTCTGTTCTGCACCGTGTCCCAGAATACTGGCCAGAACCAGAGGAGTTCAGACCGGAAAG GTTCAGTAAAGAGAACAAAGAGACTATGGATCCGTATATGTACCTGCCCTTTGGAGCTGGTCCCAGGAACTGCATTGGAATGAGGTTTGCTCTCCTCTCCATGAAAGTTGCTATCGCCAGTCTGCTGCAGAATTTCACCTTCAAACCCTGCAAAGAAACCCAG ATCCCACTCAAGCTGAGTTCCCAGGGATTCATAACACCTGAGAAACCTATTGTTTTGAAGTTAGTCCCCAGAGCTTATACCTCACACCCAGAGGACTAA